One genomic window of Magnolia sinica isolate HGM2019 chromosome 3, MsV1, whole genome shotgun sequence includes the following:
- the LOC131241204 gene encoding uncharacterized protein At4g10930 isoform X3 yields MDFIVDRGVLDCCDHWFCFACIDNWATITNLCPLCKCEFQLITCIPVYDTIGNNKLGEDSLSRDDDWCIQGKNNTLSFPSYYIDENAVICLDGDGCKLRNGLVTTEEGLTLDTSIACDSCDLWYHAFCVGFDPESTSENSWWCPRCKIDEVPLESDGVLVQRASEQCVHESTDFACPMEDAFSGKVLVSVADAGETAVVVSMVEGKKWTGASENFLLKKLDVDSDEKPVISSDEKPVISSDADTDTVKTEMQLNDSGSCSIYGKDRTVGALAPDNQDNPEKSFNISLQRTTLQSNINEQETLLSLSLSCDASLLSPGDSSSFSDLKTDIVNKGLCKPSGPNGCKVSSPLLDTFCTTSRPSESECNIDLHLGLHVGASLLVDKRASDATENQLAEPEQKPSVESSLSVDKMAGDDTIENVVGVTRQKNLEVSGVKRKHTDRSRDDAHMTDHTEGKETSAKIQKGNEIPAKKAKSDEKSKTAPLKCRVDASISNGSGDISRPVALSKDNKLKHIRRKEATATDIMSIVQGNDRRSSKAPAGPNSEEKSTKEGDNIVGLRIKKIMRRVADNESSTLLQKLRQEIREAVRNKSSKDSARSDILDTELLTAFRAAVVRPQNELTPKIDPSVIRAKKVMLQKGKIREKLTKKIYGTASGRRRHAWDRDWEVEFWKHRCTSTQPEKVQTLRSVLDLLKRSSQSCSESSEMEQGPEGEVKNSILSRLYLADASVFPRKEDIKPLSALRGSAMTGNHEREENNLSNESQKVNKSVHENHMVETFAPMSRISQDRVPSCDNTGKRSIVPSFKGEASCRKAHPNGTTGGPASISMSSGSKGHAQTTKENPGKSDDVKSDKRRWALQVLARKTASVNRDAAQGKEEDNSALRGTYPLLAQLPADMRPVLARIRHSKVPTSVRQAQLNRLTEHYLRKTNLPVMYRTAGTELAVADAVNVEKEICDKSNSKLVYVNLCSQVLSQHTNNSKLKTAETTAFCPEAGPAESMEHVAIEPFSDPTAGTCENVEEALKMAGFLSDSPPNSPYRAVEDLNDKDAPSEKVAEEGIENVFDIDSHPDLDIYGDFEYDLGDEDFVGPSSISSALRVSKLQSEDGDLKMKVVLSTINYEKTCLALDSNDNAVKHVQNEVVTSHHEKLGIVEAPMDSLSVLKCHTDRGIGSSILELKIDAPCPSPKTHDGERSEEPSLAECEELYGPDKEPLVDEICDEAMSEPNKCMEKEAIAENTVPVGKENYRSNKEAAADTQFVSESCMENSIAGGGIPFNHDSSRGENSPNHSENAPRKEAKSNSINQSDLCHSVTKKVEAYVKEHIRPLCKSGVITAEQYRWAVGKTTEKVMKYHSKAKNANFLIKEGDKVKKLAEQYVEAAHQK; encoded by the exons ATGGATTTTATTGTTGACAGAGGGGTTCTGGACTGCTGCGACCACTG GTTTTGTTTCGCATGCATTGACAATTGGGCCACCATCACAAACCTCTGCCCACTTTGCAAGTGTGAATTTCAATTGATCACATGCATTCCG GTATATGATACAATTGGAAACAACAAGCTTGGAGAAGACTCGCTGTCCAG AGATGATGACTGGTGTATTCAAGGGAAGAACAACACACTCTCCTTTCCATCATACTACATCGATGAAAAT GCAGTcatctgtttggatggtgatggttGCAAGTTAAGAAATGGACTGGTGACAACTGAGGAAGGTTTAACTCTTGACACGTCAATTGCTTGTGATTCATGTGATCTTTG GTACCATGCTTTTTGTGTGGGATTTGATCCAGAAAGTACATCCGAGAATTCATGGTGGTGCCCAAG GTGTAAAATTGACGAAGTTCCATTGGAATCAGATGGGGTTTTGGTACAAAGAGCCAGTGAGCAGTGTGTTCATGAAAGCACTGATTTTGCATGTCCGATGGAGGATGCTTTTTCTGGAAAGGTATTGGTATCTGTGGCCGATGCTGGGGAAACAGCTGTGGTGGTCTCAATGgttgaagggaagaagtggacTGGAGCCAGCGAGAATTTTCTGTTGAAGAAACTGGATGTTGACAGCGATGAAAAACCCGTAATATCTTCTGATGAAAAACCTGTAATTTCTTCTGATGCCGACACAGATACTGTTAAAACAGAAATGCAACTGAATGACAGTGGTAGCTGTTCAATTTATGGTAAAGATAGGACTGTTGGTGCCCTTGCTCCAGATAATCAGGACAATCCTGAAAAGTCTTTCAATATATCACTGCAGAGGACTACCCTTCAATCAAACATCAATGAACAGGAAACATTGTTGTCACTATCCTTGTCATGTGACGCATCATTATTGTCACCAGGTGATTCATCGTCATTTAGTGACTTGAAGACTGACATTGTCAATAAAGGATTATGCAAACCAAGTGGTCCGAATGGGTGTAAGGTTTCATCACCATTGCTTGATACTTTCTGCACCACGAGTAGGCCATCAGAAAGTGAATGCAATATTGATCTTCACCTGGGCTTACATGTAGGAGCTTCCTTATTAG tTGACAAAAGGGCCAGTGATGCTACTGAGAACCAACTGGCTGAACCTGAACAGAAGCCTTCAGTTGAATCTTCTTTGTCAG TTGACAAGATGGCTGGTGATGATACTATTGAGAACGTCGTTGGAGTTACACGTCAGAAGAATCTTGAAGTTAGTGGTGTAAAAAGAAAGCACACAGATAGGTCCAG agaTGATGCTCATATGACCGATCATACTGAAGGCAAGGAAACCAGTGCCAAAATCCAAAAGGGTAATGAGATTCCAGCAAAAAAAGCCAAATCGGATGAAAAATCTAAGACAGCTCCTTTGAAGTGCCGAGTTGATGCTTCCATTTCAAATGGCTCTGGAGATATTTCCAGACCTGTTGCACTTTCTAAAGACAATAAGTTGAAGCATATTCGCAGGAAGGAAGCAACTGCTACAGATATCATGAGTATAGTTCAAGGGAATGACCGTCGATCTTCCAAGGCACCAGCAGGTCCAAACTCGGAAGAGAAATCCACAAAAGAAGGTGATAACATTGTTGGGTTGAGAATAAAAAAGATCATGCGGCGAGTTGCGGATAATGAGTCATCCACACTACTTCAGAAACTAAGGCAGGAAATAAGAGAAGCTGTTCGTAACAAATCTTCAAAAGATTCTGCCAGGAGTGATATCTTGGACACGGAGCTTCTCACAGCATTCAGAGCCGCTGTTGTGAGACCCCAAAATGAACTGACCCCAAAAATCGATCCTTCTGTCATAAGAGCAAAGAAGGTGATGCTCCAAAAGGGAAAGATACGTGAAAAGCTAACTAAAAAGATCTATGGTACAGCAAGTGGAAGGCGGCGACATGCATGGGACAGGGACTGGGAAGTCGAGTTTTGGAAGCACCGGTGCACGAGTACTCAGCCTGAAAAAGTTCAGACTCTGCGATCAGTTCTCGACCTTCTAAAAAGGAGCTCCCAATCTTGCTCAGAGAGTTCAGAGATGGAACAAGGGCCTGAAGGGGAGGTTAAAAATTCCATTCTGTCGAGATTGTATTTAGCAGATGCATCTGTTTTCCCAAGGAAGGAGGATATCAAACCTCTGTCTGCTCTTAGAGGCTCTGCTATGACGGGCAACCATGAGCGGGAAGAAAATAATTTGAGCAATGAATCACAGAAGGTCAATAAATCAGTTCATGAGAATCACATGGTCGAAACTTTTGCACCAATGTCTAGGATTTCACAAGATAGAGTTCCTTCATGTGATAATACAGGGAAAAGAAGCATTGTGCCAAGCTTCAAAGGGGAAGCTTCTTGTAGGAAAGCACATCCAAATGGGACAACAGGAGGACCAGCCTCTATTTCTATGTCAAGTGGTTCCAAAGGTCATGCACAAACTACAAAGGAAAACCCTGGCAAATCTGACGATGTGAAGAGTGATAAAAGGAGGTGGGCCTTGCAGGTTCTTGCCAGAAAGACTGCCTCAGTAAATAGAGATGCAGCTCAAGGGAAAGAGGAAGATAACAGTGCTCTCAGAGGAACTTATCCCCTATTG GCTCAACTACCTGCAGATATGAGGCCAGTCTTGGCACGCATTCGTCATAGTAAAGTCCCTACATCAGTTAGGCAG GCACAACTAAACCGCCTCACTGAGCACTACTTGAGGAAAACGAATCTGCCTGTTATGTATAGAACGGCAGGTACAGAATTGGCTGTTGCAGATGCAGTTAATGTCGAAAAGGAGATATGTGATAAGTCAAACAGCAAGCTGGTGTATGTAAACCTTTGTTCCCAGGTCCTATCACAGCATACTAATAACAGCAAGCTTAAAACAGCAGAAACAACGGCCTTTTGTCCTGAGGCAGGTCCAGCTGAAAGTATGGAGCATGTAGCCATAGAACCATTCTCTGATCCAACAGCAGGGACTTGTGAAAATGTGGAAGAAGCATTGAAAATGGCTGGTTTTCTATCCGATTCCCCGCCAAACAGTCCGTATCGAGCAGTGGAAGACCTCAATGACAAAGATGCCCCTTCAGAGAAGGTTGCAGAGGAAGGCATTGAGAATGTATTTGACATAGATTCCCATCCAGATCTGGACATATATGGAGATTTTGAGTATGACTTGGGAGATGAGGACTTCGTGGGCCCGTCCAGCATATCTAGTGCTTTGAGGGTATCCAAGTTACAGTCAGAAGATGGGGACTTGAAAATGAAGGTGGTTTTATCTACAATCAACTATGAGAAAACATGCCTTGCTCTTGACTCTAATGACAATGCAGTGAAACATGTACAAAATGAGGTAGTAACAAGCCATCATGAAAAACTGGGGATTGTCGAGGCACCTATGGATTCTCTGTCTGTGCTCAAGTGCCATACAGATAGAGGCATAGGAAGCTCAATCTTGGAGCTTAAGATAGATGCTCCATGCCCTTCTCCCAAAACCCATGATGGTGAAAGATCTGAAGAGCCTTCTTTGGCAGAATGCGAAGAATTGTATGGTCCGGATAAAGAACCTTTAGTGGATGAGATTTGTGACGAAGCAATGAGTGAGCCAAATAAATGCATGGAAAAGGAAGCAATAGCTGAAAACACTGTTCCTGTTGGAAAGGAGAATTACAGGTCGAATAAAGAAGCAGCTGCAGACACTCAGTTTGTGAGTGAGAGTTGCATGGAAAATAGCATTGCCGGAGGTGGTATCCCTTTCAATCATGATTCTTCCAGAGGGGAAAATTCTCCAAATCATAGTGAGAATGCCCCGAGAAAAGAGGCGAAGTCCAACAGCATCAATCAGTCGGATCTCTGTCATTCTGTAACAAAAAAG
- the LOC131241204 gene encoding uncharacterized protein At4g10930 isoform X1 has product MVSECLRMKPIRCQSIKWFLYSLSSMERERERGFLRQFQSEWNLRYFIDYTMELESHEDQISEDVVFDVADYIDDTAFENEKCGICMDFIVDRGVLDCCDHWFCFACIDNWATITNLCPLCKCEFQLITCIPVYDTIGNNKLGEDSLSRDDDWCIQGKNNTLSFPSYYIDENAVICLDGDGCKLRNGLVTTEEGLTLDTSIACDSCDLWYHAFCVGFDPESTSENSWWCPRCKIDEVPLESDGVLVQRASEQCVHESTDFACPMEDAFSGKVLVSVADAGETAVVVSMVEGKKWTGASENFLLKKLDVDSDEKPVISSDEKPVISSDADTDTVKTEMQLNDSGSCSIYGKDRTVGALAPDNQDNPEKSFNISLQRTTLQSNINEQETLLSLSLSCDASLLSPGDSSSFSDLKTDIVNKGLCKPSGPNGCKVSSPLLDTFCTTSRPSESECNIDLHLGLHVGASLLVDKRASDATENQLAEPEQKPSVESSLSVDKMAGDDTIENVVGVTRQKNLEVSGVKRKHTDRSRDDAHMTDHTEGKETSAKIQKGNEIPAKKAKSDEKSKTAPLKCRVDASISNGSGDISRPVALSKDNKLKHIRRKEATATDIMSIVQGNDRRSSKAPAGPNSEEKSTKEGDNIVGLRIKKIMRRVADNESSTLLQKLRQEIREAVRNKSSKDSARSDILDTELLTAFRAAVVRPQNELTPKIDPSVIRAKKVMLQKGKIREKLTKKIYGTASGRRRHAWDRDWEVEFWKHRCTSTQPEKVQTLRSVLDLLKRSSQSCSESSEMEQGPEGEVKNSILSRLYLADASVFPRKEDIKPLSALRGSAMTGNHEREENNLSNESQKVNKSVHENHMVETFAPMSRISQDRVPSCDNTGKRSIVPSFKGEASCRKAHPNGTTGGPASISMSSGSKGHAQTTKENPGKSDDVKSDKRRWALQVLARKTASVNRDAAQGKEEDNSALRGTYPLLAQLPADMRPVLARIRHSKVPTSVRQAQLNRLTEHYLRKTNLPVMYRTAGTELAVADAVNVEKEICDKSNSKLVYVNLCSQVLSQHTNNSKLKTAETTAFCPEAGPAESMEHVAIEPFSDPTAGTCENVEEALKMAGFLSDSPPNSPYRAVEDLNDKDAPSEKVAEEGIENVFDIDSHPDLDIYGDFEYDLGDEDFVGPSSISSALRVSKLQSEDGDLKMKVVLSTINYEKTCLALDSNDNAVKHVQNEVVTSHHEKLGIVEAPMDSLSVLKCHTDRGIGSSILELKIDAPCPSPKTHDGERSEEPSLAECEELYGPDKEPLVDEICDEAMSEPNKCMEKEAIAENTVPVGKENYRSNKEAAADTQFVSESCMENSIAGGGIPFNHDSSRGENSPNHSENAPRKEAKSNSINQSDLCHSVTKKVEAYVKEHIRPLCKSGVITAEQYRWAVGKTTEKVMKYHSKAKNANFLIKEGDKVKKLAEQYVEAAHQK; this is encoded by the exons AtggtttctgagtgcctgcgtatgaagcccatacgctgccagagtatcaaatggtTCCTTTATTCTCTCTcatcaatggagagagagagagaacgaggcTTTCTGCGGCAGTTTCAG AGTGAGTGGAATTTGCGCTATTTTATAGATTATACAATGGAGCTAGAATCACACGAAGATCAAATATCAGAAGATGTCGTCTTTGATGTTGCGGACTATATT GACGATACGGCTTTTGAGAATGAAAAATGTGGAATATGCATGGATTTTATTGTTGACAGAGGGGTTCTGGACTGCTGCGACCACTG GTTTTGTTTCGCATGCATTGACAATTGGGCCACCATCACAAACCTCTGCCCACTTTGCAAGTGTGAATTTCAATTGATCACATGCATTCCG GTATATGATACAATTGGAAACAACAAGCTTGGAGAAGACTCGCTGTCCAG AGATGATGACTGGTGTATTCAAGGGAAGAACAACACACTCTCCTTTCCATCATACTACATCGATGAAAAT GCAGTcatctgtttggatggtgatggttGCAAGTTAAGAAATGGACTGGTGACAACTGAGGAAGGTTTAACTCTTGACACGTCAATTGCTTGTGATTCATGTGATCTTTG GTACCATGCTTTTTGTGTGGGATTTGATCCAGAAAGTACATCCGAGAATTCATGGTGGTGCCCAAG GTGTAAAATTGACGAAGTTCCATTGGAATCAGATGGGGTTTTGGTACAAAGAGCCAGTGAGCAGTGTGTTCATGAAAGCACTGATTTTGCATGTCCGATGGAGGATGCTTTTTCTGGAAAGGTATTGGTATCTGTGGCCGATGCTGGGGAAACAGCTGTGGTGGTCTCAATGgttgaagggaagaagtggacTGGAGCCAGCGAGAATTTTCTGTTGAAGAAACTGGATGTTGACAGCGATGAAAAACCCGTAATATCTTCTGATGAAAAACCTGTAATTTCTTCTGATGCCGACACAGATACTGTTAAAACAGAAATGCAACTGAATGACAGTGGTAGCTGTTCAATTTATGGTAAAGATAGGACTGTTGGTGCCCTTGCTCCAGATAATCAGGACAATCCTGAAAAGTCTTTCAATATATCACTGCAGAGGACTACCCTTCAATCAAACATCAATGAACAGGAAACATTGTTGTCACTATCCTTGTCATGTGACGCATCATTATTGTCACCAGGTGATTCATCGTCATTTAGTGACTTGAAGACTGACATTGTCAATAAAGGATTATGCAAACCAAGTGGTCCGAATGGGTGTAAGGTTTCATCACCATTGCTTGATACTTTCTGCACCACGAGTAGGCCATCAGAAAGTGAATGCAATATTGATCTTCACCTGGGCTTACATGTAGGAGCTTCCTTATTAG tTGACAAAAGGGCCAGTGATGCTACTGAGAACCAACTGGCTGAACCTGAACAGAAGCCTTCAGTTGAATCTTCTTTGTCAG TTGACAAGATGGCTGGTGATGATACTATTGAGAACGTCGTTGGAGTTACACGTCAGAAGAATCTTGAAGTTAGTGGTGTAAAAAGAAAGCACACAGATAGGTCCAG agaTGATGCTCATATGACCGATCATACTGAAGGCAAGGAAACCAGTGCCAAAATCCAAAAGGGTAATGAGATTCCAGCAAAAAAAGCCAAATCGGATGAAAAATCTAAGACAGCTCCTTTGAAGTGCCGAGTTGATGCTTCCATTTCAAATGGCTCTGGAGATATTTCCAGACCTGTTGCACTTTCTAAAGACAATAAGTTGAAGCATATTCGCAGGAAGGAAGCAACTGCTACAGATATCATGAGTATAGTTCAAGGGAATGACCGTCGATCTTCCAAGGCACCAGCAGGTCCAAACTCGGAAGAGAAATCCACAAAAGAAGGTGATAACATTGTTGGGTTGAGAATAAAAAAGATCATGCGGCGAGTTGCGGATAATGAGTCATCCACACTACTTCAGAAACTAAGGCAGGAAATAAGAGAAGCTGTTCGTAACAAATCTTCAAAAGATTCTGCCAGGAGTGATATCTTGGACACGGAGCTTCTCACAGCATTCAGAGCCGCTGTTGTGAGACCCCAAAATGAACTGACCCCAAAAATCGATCCTTCTGTCATAAGAGCAAAGAAGGTGATGCTCCAAAAGGGAAAGATACGTGAAAAGCTAACTAAAAAGATCTATGGTACAGCAAGTGGAAGGCGGCGACATGCATGGGACAGGGACTGGGAAGTCGAGTTTTGGAAGCACCGGTGCACGAGTACTCAGCCTGAAAAAGTTCAGACTCTGCGATCAGTTCTCGACCTTCTAAAAAGGAGCTCCCAATCTTGCTCAGAGAGTTCAGAGATGGAACAAGGGCCTGAAGGGGAGGTTAAAAATTCCATTCTGTCGAGATTGTATTTAGCAGATGCATCTGTTTTCCCAAGGAAGGAGGATATCAAACCTCTGTCTGCTCTTAGAGGCTCTGCTATGACGGGCAACCATGAGCGGGAAGAAAATAATTTGAGCAATGAATCACAGAAGGTCAATAAATCAGTTCATGAGAATCACATGGTCGAAACTTTTGCACCAATGTCTAGGATTTCACAAGATAGAGTTCCTTCATGTGATAATACAGGGAAAAGAAGCATTGTGCCAAGCTTCAAAGGGGAAGCTTCTTGTAGGAAAGCACATCCAAATGGGACAACAGGAGGACCAGCCTCTATTTCTATGTCAAGTGGTTCCAAAGGTCATGCACAAACTACAAAGGAAAACCCTGGCAAATCTGACGATGTGAAGAGTGATAAAAGGAGGTGGGCCTTGCAGGTTCTTGCCAGAAAGACTGCCTCAGTAAATAGAGATGCAGCTCAAGGGAAAGAGGAAGATAACAGTGCTCTCAGAGGAACTTATCCCCTATTG GCTCAACTACCTGCAGATATGAGGCCAGTCTTGGCACGCATTCGTCATAGTAAAGTCCCTACATCAGTTAGGCAG GCACAACTAAACCGCCTCACTGAGCACTACTTGAGGAAAACGAATCTGCCTGTTATGTATAGAACGGCAGGTACAGAATTGGCTGTTGCAGATGCAGTTAATGTCGAAAAGGAGATATGTGATAAGTCAAACAGCAAGCTGGTGTATGTAAACCTTTGTTCCCAGGTCCTATCACAGCATACTAATAACAGCAAGCTTAAAACAGCAGAAACAACGGCCTTTTGTCCTGAGGCAGGTCCAGCTGAAAGTATGGAGCATGTAGCCATAGAACCATTCTCTGATCCAACAGCAGGGACTTGTGAAAATGTGGAAGAAGCATTGAAAATGGCTGGTTTTCTATCCGATTCCCCGCCAAACAGTCCGTATCGAGCAGTGGAAGACCTCAATGACAAAGATGCCCCTTCAGAGAAGGTTGCAGAGGAAGGCATTGAGAATGTATTTGACATAGATTCCCATCCAGATCTGGACATATATGGAGATTTTGAGTATGACTTGGGAGATGAGGACTTCGTGGGCCCGTCCAGCATATCTAGTGCTTTGAGGGTATCCAAGTTACAGTCAGAAGATGGGGACTTGAAAATGAAGGTGGTTTTATCTACAATCAACTATGAGAAAACATGCCTTGCTCTTGACTCTAATGACAATGCAGTGAAACATGTACAAAATGAGGTAGTAACAAGCCATCATGAAAAACTGGGGATTGTCGAGGCACCTATGGATTCTCTGTCTGTGCTCAAGTGCCATACAGATAGAGGCATAGGAAGCTCAATCTTGGAGCTTAAGATAGATGCTCCATGCCCTTCTCCCAAAACCCATGATGGTGAAAGATCTGAAGAGCCTTCTTTGGCAGAATGCGAAGAATTGTATGGTCCGGATAAAGAACCTTTAGTGGATGAGATTTGTGACGAAGCAATGAGTGAGCCAAATAAATGCATGGAAAAGGAAGCAATAGCTGAAAACACTGTTCCTGTTGGAAAGGAGAATTACAGGTCGAATAAAGAAGCAGCTGCAGACACTCAGTTTGTGAGTGAGAGTTGCATGGAAAATAGCATTGCCGGAGGTGGTATCCCTTTCAATCATGATTCTTCCAGAGGGGAAAATTCTCCAAATCATAGTGAGAATGCCCCGAGAAAAGAGGCGAAGTCCAACAGCATCAATCAGTCGGATCTCTGTCATTCTGTAACAAAAAAG